The genomic region CTTCCGGATGCGCTTCGATGTCTTCGATCACACAATTGTCGTATTGGATTTCGTCAGGCTGATCGGTCATGGCTCGCTCCATGTTCACGTGAGACGGATATGGTACAATCGGCTATGATTATTATTGAAACGGTCCAATCATTTATCATATTTTGCGTACTGAATATTGCTTTTTGTTATCTTTGCGCATTTATCGTTCAAGGTGTTTCGTGGCTGGCCGTTAATCGATTGGAAATCCACAAACGATGAGAGGATCTTCCATGAAATGGGTTACTGATTTTTTTCACAAGCTTTTCGGGCGGCATTGGTGCGCTTATCAAAGATGCAGCGCTGAAGATCGCAATCGTCGCTGTCCTCAGTGTGTTCTTCCACTTGGCGCTTCACATGAGATGGGAAGTCATGGAAATACTTTGTGCGGTCTATCTTGCGTGCGCGGCCGGCTTCCTGTTCACGGCGTCCGCGCTCTGGCGCAATGGCTACCGGGTGAGCATCCAACGCCGCCAGTGACTGCTCGGCCTTGATCGCGATCGAGAAAGGCGAGAAGATCGTCTCAGCGCCCCTGGCGGTCGCGATCGCCCACACGCTGGGGATCTCAGCGGACGAACTCATGCGCTACGAACCGACCCTGCATCACATCGCGGAACCGGCGCACCTAAATCCTGGCGGGCATGGAATGGCGCGGCGAGAAGTTGAGAAATGACGATACTGGCCAGATCCTCGCGGCGATACTTCAGACGCCATCCTACTTCCCGCCACTTCGGCGATTAATTTTGAATATTCGTTTAGGAAACTTTCTCCCAATGCGTCAAAGTGAGATAACGCGGCGAAGCCAATCGGATATTAAACCCCTTCCATTCCCAGCCTTCCGCAAGGATCTCTTCTCGCGTGTAATGTGTATGGAGATGCCCCTCAATTGCACGGATCGAAGCTCCTTTTCGAAAAGCAACCTCCGCGTTGATCGCTTCGCACTCCTGGGCGCTGTGAGAGAAAAAACCTACCTGGGAGCCCTCGCTGATGACTTGGGAGAATACATCAAAGGGGGCTATCATGCTACTGGAAGCCAATTGATTCATTACGCCAGGTTCATCAGCAGCGGAAACAATAATATTTGCTTGATAGAGGGACACGCTCGTCATCTCCTGGGGACAGTCGCTCTGAAATTCTCACGGTAATATTTTGCTACACTTTAAATCGAATGTCAAGGATCTAACATAGGATTTGACAGGTGGCGTCATCCAATAACGAGAGCTTACTATGTAATTTTAACGCGATTTGGATCTGGATGGACGGCTTCCCACAAGGAAATGTCCAGATCGACATAGCAGGCGCTCATCCCAAGAGCCGCAGATATTTTCGCGATATAGCCTGGATGCGCCCGATCCTTACCGGCCAGACGCACGGTGACGCCGTCCGGGTGGAACGTCATCCTATCATCGGCCAGTATGGAAGCGATTTCCTATAGGATTGACTGGATGATCTCAGGGCTATAATGGCCGCACATCATGAAGTCGACGTACTTCGTCGTGCGGATGCTGTTCGCGGCATAGTAGGTGAACGTCATTGCTCTCTTAAGCGTAAACTTGTCCGTGTGTTGGGGTTGGCCGATCCGCCACATAAAACGCTCGATCGCATAACGCGTCATCAGACGCTGCATGTCCATGTGCTGTTTATAGCCTTTTCCGACCTCGTGCAACTCGACGGGATCTCCGGGAGCATCCTGCTGTGCATAGGCCACGACCACCAGTGAAGATCCTTTATGGAGAACAGGGGGTGCTATGGCCGGATCTCATCAAGCCCTACTTACGCAACAATCAAGGTCGAATTTGTCCATCTGACGCTCAGGCCAAGATCGTCTCGTATGGTCTCAACGAGCTTGGAATCGAAAATGATCTGAAACCTGACCATCCAGACGCCTGTACATTGCCCGCTCTTGATGGACCGCACGGTTCGCCCATCTCTGGAGTGCTGGTTGATACGGCAAACGCGCGCCCTTCCGCTCGCTATTTCGGCAGGGCCAATACAGCGTTCATGGACGGTCATGTCGAAGCGCTATGGTTGGAGCAGTTTTACTCCGTACAAATGCCTCCCGACAAATAGTTTACTCCATAGTTCTTAACTACAAAAAGATACATAATCCCGCGCAAACTACTCCCTGAAGAACGCGGCTGGGGTCCGGTCTCGCACATCCGGATCGGGCTTGCCGCCCGCCGCCGCCACGTACCGCTTCCAAGCTTCCCGGCCGTATTGCACCGCCAGCGCTACGTCGTGCTCCGCTCCCAGGCTGACACGAGCGTCGGCCGTCACGGTATCGAAGGTCTGTGTCCAGTTGTCCAGGTCGCTCAGCGTGGTCTCAAGTTCGGTCATGAAGGCTCCTTGGTCAATGGGTCATTTTGAGCTTAGGTGTATCTCGTTGAGCTTTAGGTGCATCTCGTCGACTCTTGATCGCCGCCAGCATACTTAGCACGTGGTGCTTCGCTGTGGACTATTCCCCTGCGCGGGCTTCCCACACTGTTTCTCCGTTCGCATCGTGAACTATGGCTACACCTCCGGGAGTCTGCGCTAACAGTCCAACAACGGGCTCGCCACTGGCCGTATTGACTGTAATTACACCGCCTTCGGAACCTGCGACCATATACGCCATTGCTTTGCCTGCATTATTGGAAACATTAATCGTGCCCCCTGACTGTCTCGACCCGATGCGTGCAGCAACAAGACCTTCACTGCCAGAAACGCTGATATCGCCTCCCCTGTTGTCAACAGCAATCCCGGCATGTCCGACGCCGTCCGCATGGAAAGCTCCAATCGTGGTCACTTTTTCATCGGCATTCATCGTGACTGCTGGCCTGCCATTTGGAGCAAAAAGTGCGAAATGCGTCGTATCCGAATCTGCTCTGATTACCAGAAGTGGTCTGCCTTCCGGTGTTTGAAACACCAACCCACCTTCCGGAACTGTAATTACTTGCATCTCTGGGCCGTTCTCTGAAGCCATCATTGTCTCCTCTGTTCCATATCTTACTACCAACTCTGCATCCGTCCGCGGATCGCCTCCTATTTCGACAGATAGGATGGTCTGCCGGTATAGGCGTTCCGTTTAAGTGTGGAGCAGCATTGCTTACGCCAATGCTGCTGCCGCCAATTCTACGAAAAGAACACATGCCACTGTCTGAATTATGTTTAGCTCGATACTGCGCCAGTCGCTTCCAGCCTTGGTGCGAACTCCTGATTGGATTGTGGATCGGGTTAGTATATCATCGTTTCTGTAAATTGTTGGAGTATGCTCGAATTTCTATTCGTGGTTATCTTTACTGCATTTTAGCGTTTTTAGGGGAATAGGTATTTGAGGATACGTGGATCGATATTCCAAAGACTTTCTGGCAGAGGTGATGGATATGATCCCGTCTCCCGAATAGGCGGCACGGTTGGAGCCGATTCGATCTTATCTTTACCCAACCTGGATTCCATTGCTTCCGCGCCTTCGTGATTATTTTTGCGCAGATCGACGGACACTAATGGGTGACGCACGTTGTCCTTGCGAATTTGGTAAGCCGTCACTTCACTGGCTATTATCGCTTCCTGAAGGAAGGAGCGTGGTCGCTGACGCAAGTCGGTCAAGCGATCGCCTCTCTGGCCTTGCAGAAATGCTGGCCCAATAATCCGATAATATAAGGTGGTCCTATTTGTCAAGACAGTCAAACGGCCTCTTTTAAGGTGGACTGTCTCCTTTCTGTAGTGGTTGTTTTCTGAGCAGTTGGTGCGGCTCGGCATGCACAACAGCGGGCGTCAGATTGCCCAACGACTGATGTGGCCGAACCTCGTTGTAAAACTTCAAATAGGACGAAAGACCTTGTCGCGCCTCACGCGGTGTTTCATAATCGGCCAGATAAACTTCTTCTTGTTTGACGCTGCGCCACAGACGCTCCGTGAAAATGTTGTCCAAATAGCGTCCGCGTCCGTCCATGGAGACGCGCGCTCCCGCCGTCAAAAATTGGCTCGTGAACTTCTCGCTCGTAAAATGGCTGCCCTGATCCGAATTGACGATCTCAGGAACTGCGCTCTTCAATGACGCGGCGGTGCAGCTCAGGACAAATGGAATTTCCAGTGTCTCCGATAATTCCCAGGCAACGACCAGCCTGGAGAACCAATCGAGGAACGCCACCAGATAAAGGAAGCCGCCGCGCAGCCGAATATAGGTGATATCCACGCCCCAGACCTGATTGGGCCGATCAATGCACAAGCCGCGCAGCAAATACGGATAGGCCTTGTGGTCAGGGCCATTAGGCTTCGACAGATTCGGAGCCGAATACAGAGTAAAGAGGCCCATCTCCGCGCGATAATGGCGGATCGTGTGCCGACTAACCAGGATGCCTTCCTGCGCCAAAAGCGTCACAAGTTTGCGTGTTCCAAGGCATGGTCGCTCGGTGTACCACTCATCGAGCCGATGTTTGATCGCGATCTCCGCATCTCGTGCGGGGCGTGGCTCATAATACAAGCTGCTGCGCGCCACGGACAGCAGATCGGCCTGCCAGAGCAGCGGCATAGCATGGCGTTCTTCGCGTTCGACCAGGGCCAGGCGTTCGTTAAGCGTCAGGTTCGAGGCCAGATTTTTTTTTCAGCCAGTTTACCTGCGTCGTGAGGCGACCGATCTCCTGGTAAAGCTGTTCGACTTTCTGCTCCTGCGATTCGTGAGCTTTGGCCTGCGAGTTCTTGCGTTCGAAGACCAGCGCCAAATCCGCGATGGCTTCCTGCTTCCACTTGGTCAGCAGGTTCGGATGAATCTGATGCTCGGAAGCAAGCTGGGCAACGGTCTTGATCTCTTTGAGCGCCTCTAAAACGACCTGGGCTTTGAAGGCGGCGGAGTAATGTTTTCGGGTGTTGGGCATGGTGGTGTATCCACCTTAATTGTGCCCGATTTACTGTCCGAATTTATGGGACCATTATAGATTACGGTGGTCTTGTATGGCAAGACGGCGCTCCTCAAGATCATAAGCCGGATTGCCATACATCGCCGTCTGGATATCACAACAAAGGTTGTGGCAGTTTGCTGGTAGCAGAACACAACGATCTGCCACAGTCCGGTCTTTCGTTTCAGCCGACACCGACCTGACGGATGACGAGATTGTGCGCGCTAAGAGCTTCTATCAATAGTCATTTTATTAAACTGATTGCTCGTGCGTTAACCTTGGCTGCTATTATCAGCACGAAAGCTTGTTATGGTTTCCCTTGGCGCTTATGGCGTACCTGAAGCCGATGAAGCTGATTGACTAGGACGAAGGCCCGCTCGACTACGCAACTGACGACGATTACTTTTCGAAGCATCAACTTTTATTTTATTCAGCGGAGCCTTTATCAGCGTGCAGCTTCGTTGGGCGCTAACGTCTCGCCTTCCCCTCGGGCTGCGTTTCGCGAGGATGGCGTCCACTTGTTCAGGCAG from Capsulimonas corticalis harbors:
- a CDS encoding IS3 family transposase (programmed frameshift), with the translated sequence MPNTRKHYSAAFKAQVVLEALKEIKTVAQLASEHQIHPNLLTKWKQEAIADLALVFERKNSQAKAHESQEQKVEQLYQEIGRLTTQVNWLKKKNLASNLTLNERLALVEREERHAMPLLWQADLLSVARSSLYYEPRPARDAEIAIKHRLDEWYTERPCLGTRKLVTLLAQEGILVSRHTIRHYRAEMGLFTLYSAPNLSKPNGPDHKAYPYLLRGLCIDRPNQVWGVDITYIRLRGGFLYLVAFLDWFSRLVVAWELSETLEIPFVLSCTAASLKSAVPEIVNSDQGSHFTSEKFTSQFLTAGARVSMDGRGRYLDNIFTERLWRSVKQEEVYLADYETPREARQGLSSYLKFYNEVRPHQSLGNLTPAVVHAEPHQLLRKQPLQKGDSPP